ATGTGCAGATCATGTTATCAGGGTGGGGCGGTAGCGTATATTCCTCATACAAACCATCATTCACTTCAATGATTGTTATTGAATTATTTATTATGGTGAATAAAAAATATTATGAATATTGGTTTGACTTTGCATATCAGGTGTTTTTTTGTTACTCGCTGTAATGTACGAGCCTGTCGTGAATAACGTCGAGAACCCATCCGTTGCGTTTGTGATTATTTTTTTGACTAAACAGACACCCGTTTCTCTGAAGTAAAATCTCCGACAAAATCATCACATAACCATGACATTTTCTGATATTCCCCGGTAAAGCCAGAAGTCGGCTCGCTTATCTCATCCGCCCGACATGTTGTACATGCAATATGTGCGGATTATTATTCATTTTCACGGAGGTTGCTATGTCAACCGGATTACGTTTCACACTGGAAGTGGACGGCCTGCCACCGGATGCTTTTGCGGTGGTTTCCTTTCATCTGACTCAATCACTCTCTTCACTCTTTTCCCTCGACCTTTCTCTGGTCAGTCAGCAGTTTCTCTCCCTTGAATTTGCGCAGGTGCTGGACAAAATGGCCTACCTGACGGTATGGCAGGGCGGTGACGTACAGCGCCGGGTGAAAGGCGTGGTGACCTGTTTTGAACTGGGGGAGAACGACAAAAACCAGATGCTGTACAGCATGAAGGTGCACCCGCCGCTGTGGCGGGCAGGGCTGCGCCAGAATTTCCGTATCTTCCAGAATGAGGACATCCGAAGCATCCTTGGCACCATACTGCAGGAAAACGACGTCACGGAGTGGAGCCCGCTGTTCAGCGAGCCGCATCCTTCCCGTGAGTTTTGTGTCCAGTACGGCGAAACCGATTACGACTTTCTCTGCCGGATGGCAGCGGAGGAAGGCATCTTCTTTTATGAGGAGCACGCGCAGAAAAGTACCGACCAGAGTCTGGTGTTGTGTGACACGGTCCGCTATCTGCCGGAATCCTTTGAAATCCCCTGGAACCCGAACACTCGTACCGAGGTGAGCACCCTCTGCATCAGCCAGTTCCGCTACAGCGCACAAATCCGTCCTTCCTCTGTGGTGACCAAAGACTACACCTTTAAACGGCCGGGCTGGGCCGGACGTTTTGACCAGGAAGGCCAGCACCAGGATTACCAGCGCACACAGTATGAAGTGTATGACTGGCCGGGGCGTTTCAAGAGCGCCCACGGGCAGAACTTTGCCCGCTGGCAGATGGACGGCTGGCGAAACAACGCAGAGACCGCGCGGGGAATGAGCCGCTCGCCGGAGATATGGCCGGGACGGCGAATTGTGCTGACGGGGCATCCACAGGCGAACCTGAACCAGGAATGGCAGGTGGTGGCGAGTGAACTGCACGGCGAACAGCCACAAGCGGTGCCGGGATGGCGTGGCGCGGGGACGGCGCTTGAGAACCATTTTGTGGTAATCCCGGCAGACCGGACATGGCGACCACAGCCGCAGCTTAAACCGCTGGTGGACGGTCCGCAGAGCGCCGTCGTGACGGGGCCGGAGGGTGAGGAAATCTTCTGCGACGAACACGGACGCGTGCGGGTGAAATTCAACTGGGACCGTTATAACCCGGCAAATCAGGACAGCTCGTGCTGGATACGGGTGGCACAGGCGTGGGCGGGAACGGGGTTCGGCAACCTGGCGATACCGCGTGTGGGTCAGGAGGTGATTGTGGACTTCCTCAACGGTGATCCGGATCAGCCGATCATTATGGGGCGCACTTACCACGAAGATAACCGCTCGCCGGGCAGCCTGCCGGGGACGAAGACGCAGATGACCATCCGCTCAAAAACGTACATGGGCAGCGGATTTAACGAGCTGAAGTTTGACGATGCGACAGGGAAAGAACAGGTCTACATCCACGCCCAGAAGAACATGGATACCGAGGTGCTGAATAACCGGACCACGGATGTGAAGGTAAACCATACCGAAACGGTGGGAGGCAACCAGGATATCTCAGTGACCGGGATGCAAAGTACCAGCGTTAAATCGACTCAGTTCACACATGTCGAAAGTTTACGTCAGGTTGCGGTGCTACAGGGGCAGTCGATAGTGACCGGCGGGGATCATGAAGTTCTCGTACAGGATACGCTGCATCTTGCCGCCGGAAACGCCATTCATCTGCAATGTGGTGAGTCTGAACTGGTCATGCTGGCCAACGGTACGGTTGCCCTGTCCTGCACCAATTTCAACATTTATGCCGCCCAGAGAGGACAAATCACCGCAGCCCAGATACTGGATCTGAATATGGACGGCGCAAAGTCAGGTATCGAACAGCCCGGTCCACTGACGCCGTCGGCTATTTCTGAGCGTGTCGCCGCCGAGTTTCCCCCGCAGCAACCGGAGAAAAAATAATGCCGGATTATCACTTTAATGAAGGGCAGCTTACGTTACCGGCTTCAGGACGGGACTGCACCACGCATGTTTTGCGACTGCCGGAATTACAGGCTGTTCTGACTATCTCGCGGGACATTCTGTCAGGAGCCATGACACTGGAAGATTATGTCACCGCCCAGATTGAAAAAATTAAGCGCGATGCACGCCATGTGCAAATCCC
The DNA window shown above is from Escherichia sp. E4742 and carries:
- a CDS encoding type VI secretion system Vgr family protein; this encodes MSTGLRFTLEVDGLPPDAFAVVSFHLTQSLSSLFSLDLSLVSQQFLSLEFAQVLDKMAYLTVWQGGDVQRRVKGVVTCFELGENDKNQMLYSMKVHPPLWRAGLRQNFRIFQNEDIRSILGTILQENDVTEWSPLFSEPHPSREFCVQYGETDYDFLCRMAAEEGIFFYEEHAQKSTDQSLVLCDTVRYLPESFEIPWNPNTRTEVSTLCISQFRYSAQIRPSSVVTKDYTFKRPGWAGRFDQEGQHQDYQRTQYEVYDWPGRFKSAHGQNFARWQMDGWRNNAETARGMSRSPEIWPGRRIVLTGHPQANLNQEWQVVASELHGEQPQAVPGWRGAGTALENHFVVIPADRTWRPQPQLKPLVDGPQSAVVTGPEGEEIFCDEHGRVRVKFNWDRYNPANQDSSCWIRVAQAWAGTGFGNLAIPRVGQEVIVDFLNGDPDQPIIMGRTYHEDNRSPGSLPGTKTQMTIRSKTYMGSGFNELKFDDATGKEQVYIHAQKNMDTEVLNNRTTDVKVNHTETVGGNQDISVTGMQSTSVKSTQFTHVESLRQVAVLQGQSIVTGGDHEVLVQDTLHLAAGNAIHLQCGESELVMLANGTVALSCTNFNIYAAQRGQITAAQILDLNMDGAKSGIEQPGPLTPSAISERVAAEFPPQQPEKK